From Deinococcus aquaticus, one genomic window encodes:
- a CDS encoding histidine phosphatase family protein, whose protein sequence is MTRTLHLIKHGRPVTDPQVPAHDWPLADDALTGLPTLLAALHPRPDLVACSVEPKAHATAQGLAAALGVPLRPMQGLHEQLRYTAPWRPDPAGFEADIRRVFQFPEQVVSGEESARDALTRFTNAVTAVMAAHPQPCVAVVSHGTVISLLAAHLTGRDPWTVWRALPLLGSMTVPWPYQPAQGTFARPGA, encoded by the coding sequence ATGACCCGCACGCTGCACCTGATCAAGCACGGCCGCCCAGTGACCGACCCGCAGGTGCCCGCGCACGACTGGCCGCTGGCCGACGATGCCCTGACCGGACTGCCCACCCTGCTGGCGGCCCTGCACCCCCGCCCGGACCTCGTGGCGTGCAGTGTGGAACCCAAGGCGCACGCCACCGCGCAGGGACTGGCCGCCGCGTTGGGTGTGCCGCTGCGGCCCATGCAGGGCTTGCACGAGCAACTGCGCTACACGGCCCCCTGGCGACCCGACCCGGCCGGGTTCGAAGCGGACATCCGCCGGGTCTTTCAGTTTCCGGAGCAGGTGGTCAGCGGTGAGGAAAGCGCCCGCGACGCCCTGACACGGTTCACCAATGCCGTCACGGCCGTCATGGCGGCCCACCCGCAGCCGTGCGTGGCCGTCGTGTCGCACGGCACGGTCATCAGCCTGCTCGCCGCCCACCTGACCGGCCGTGACCCCTGGACGGTCTGGCGGGCGCTGCCACTGCTGGGCAGCATGACCGTGCCCTGGCCGTACCAGCCTGCGCAGGGAACCTTCGCGCGGCCCGGCGCGTAA
- a CDS encoding SPFH domain-containing protein translates to MGFTVFVSVLLLLVIITLLAGVKSVPQGYQWTQERFGKFQRSLHPGLNLIIPYIDRIGRKVNMMEQVLDVPSQEIITRDNALVTVDAVVFYQVLDAAKASYEVGNLQQASLNLTMTNIRTVMGSMDLDELLSNRDQINARLLGVVDEATAPWGIKVTRIEVKDIKPPADLVASMARQMKAEREKRANILDAEGFRQAAILKAEGEKQAEILNAEGRRQAAFLEAEARERQAQAEAEATRMVSEAIAAGNVQAINYFVAQRYVDALKEIATAPNQKTLILPVEAVSVLGSLQGIAEVAREAFGGRKD, encoded by the coding sequence ATGGGATTCACTGTTTTCGTCAGCGTTCTGCTGCTGCTGGTCATCATTACGCTGCTTGCCGGGGTCAAGAGTGTGCCCCAGGGGTACCAGTGGACCCAGGAACGCTTCGGCAAGTTCCAGCGGTCCCTCCACCCCGGCCTGAACCTGATCATTCCGTACATCGACCGGATCGGCCGCAAGGTCAACATGATGGAACAGGTCCTCGACGTGCCCAGCCAGGAAATCATCACCCGCGACAACGCGCTTGTCACCGTGGACGCCGTCGTGTTCTACCAGGTGCTCGACGCCGCCAAGGCCAGTTACGAGGTCGGGAATCTTCAGCAGGCCAGCCTGAACCTCACCATGACCAACATCCGCACCGTGATGGGCAGCATGGACCTTGACGAACTCCTCAGCAACCGCGACCAGATCAATGCCCGCCTGCTCGGCGTGGTGGACGAGGCCACCGCCCCCTGGGGCATTAAGGTCACGCGAATAGAAGTCAAGGACATCAAGCCGCCCGCCGATCTGGTCGCCAGCATGGCCCGCCAGATGAAAGCTGAACGCGAGAAACGCGCCAACATCCTCGACGCCGAGGGCTTCCGGCAGGCCGCCATCCTGAAAGCCGAAGGCGAGAAACAGGCCGAGATCCTGAACGCCGAGGGCCGCCGGCAGGCCGCCTTCCTGGAAGCCGAGGCCCGCGAACGGCAGGCGCAGGCCGAGGCCGAAGCGACCCGCATGGTCAGCGAGGCCATCGCCGCCGGGAACGTGCAGGCCATCAACTACTTCGTCGCGCAGCGGTACGTGGACGCCCTGAAAGAGATCGCCACGGCCCCCAACCAGAAGACGCTGATCCTGCCGGTCGAGGCCGTCAGTGTGCTCGGCAGCTTGCAAGGCATCGCGGAAGTCGCGCGTGAGGCCTTCGGCGGCCGCAAGGACTAG
- a CDS encoding NfeD family protein — MDWLPTLERVQPWHWWVLGALLLILEVAAPGVFFVWLALASFALGLVVFVLPVPVAVQLLLFAALSVASVLLGRRYLSRLLPDSPESNGLNLGSGRLVGQTVTVTQAIENGVGRVRVADGEWRATGPDTPAGSRVLIVAADGATLHVREVNGTWT, encoded by the coding sequence GTGGACTGGCTGCCCACCCTGGAGCGCGTGCAACCCTGGCACTGGTGGGTGCTGGGCGCGCTGCTGCTGATCCTGGAAGTCGCCGCGCCCGGCGTGTTCTTCGTGTGGCTGGCCCTGGCCTCCTTCGCGCTGGGACTGGTCGTGTTCGTCCTGCCGGTCCCGGTCGCCGTGCAACTGCTGCTGTTCGCGGCCCTGAGCGTTGCCAGCGTCCTGCTGGGCCGACGCTACCTGAGCCGCCTGCTGCCCGACTCGCCCGAGTCGAACGGCCTGAACCTGGGCAGCGGCCGGCTGGTCGGGCAGACCGTGACCGTCACGCAGGCCATCGAGAACGGCGTGGGCCGCGTGCGCGTCGCGGACGGCGAGTGGCGCGCCACCGGCCCCGACACGCCCGCCGGGTCCCGCGTGCTGATCGTCGCGGCCGACGGCGCGACCCTGCACGTCCGTGAGGTCAACGGCACCTGGACCTGA